In Arthrobacter methylotrophus, a single window of DNA contains:
- a CDS encoding LLM class flavin-dependent oxidoreductase, with translation MEIGVFSVSDITTDPTTGHTPTENERIKAAVAIAKKVEEIGMDVYAIGEHHNRPFFSSSPTTTLAYIAAQTERITLSTSTTLITTNDPVKIAEDFAMLQHLADGRVDLIMGRGNTAPVYPWFGKNIQDGIELAVENYSLLRRLWDEDTVNWSGKYRTPLQNFTSTPRPLDGVAPFVWHGSIRSPQIAELAAYYGDGFFANNIFWPKEHYQQLIGLYRERYEHYGHGKADQAIVGLGGQFFMRKNSQDAVKEFRPYFDNAPVYGHGPSLEDFTSQTPLTVGSPQEVIEKTLAFREYFGDYQRQLFLVDHAGLPLKTVLEQLDLFGEEVLPVLRKEFADRKPAHVPDAPTHASRVAASVIASASEAVAEAASDAAGRKP, from the coding sequence ATGGAGATCGGCGTATTCAGCGTCAGCGACATCACCACTGACCCCACCACGGGCCACACCCCCACGGAGAACGAGCGCATCAAGGCCGCCGTGGCCATCGCCAAGAAGGTCGAAGAAATCGGCATGGATGTCTATGCGATAGGCGAGCACCACAACCGGCCCTTCTTCTCATCGTCCCCCACCACCACTCTGGCCTACATCGCGGCGCAGACTGAGCGCATCACGCTCTCCACGTCCACCACACTGATCACCACGAACGATCCCGTGAAGATTGCCGAAGACTTCGCCATGCTGCAGCACCTGGCGGATGGCCGCGTGGACCTCATCATGGGCCGCGGCAATACCGCACCGGTCTACCCCTGGTTCGGCAAGAACATCCAAGACGGGATCGAGCTCGCCGTCGAAAACTACTCCCTGCTGCGCCGGCTCTGGGATGAGGACACCGTCAACTGGAGCGGCAAGTACCGCACCCCGCTGCAGAATTTCACGTCCACGCCCCGCCCGCTCGACGGCGTGGCCCCCTTCGTCTGGCACGGATCCATCCGCAGCCCCCAGATCGCGGAACTCGCCGCGTACTATGGCGACGGCTTCTTCGCCAACAACATCTTCTGGCCCAAGGAGCATTACCAGCAGCTGATCGGCCTGTACCGCGAACGCTACGAGCACTATGGCCATGGCAAGGCAGACCAAGCGATTGTCGGACTCGGCGGACAATTCTTCATGCGCAAGAATTCCCAGGATGCCGTCAAGGAATTCCGTCCTTACTTCGACAATGCACCGGTCTACGGCCACGGACCCTCGCTCGAGGACTTCACCTCCCAGACGCCCCTCACGGTCGGCAGCCCGCAGGAAGTCATCGAAAAGACCTTGGCTTTCCGCGAGTACTTCGGCGATTACCAGCGCCAGCTGTTCCTGGTGGATCACGCCGGACTGCCGCTCAAGACCGTCCTGGAGCAACTGGACCTCTTCGGCGAAGAAGTCCTGCCGGTCCTGCGCAAGGAATTCGCTGATCGCAAGCCGGCCCACGTACCTGACGCCCCTACCCACGCCTCACGCGTGGCCGCGTCCGTGATCGCCTCGGCCAGTGAGGCGGTTGCCGAGGCTGCCAGTGACGCCGCAGGGCGGAAGCCGTGA